TCTTAGTTCTTCGAAAACAATAACAGACAATGTAGTTTTCTCACGTTTTATATATTGCTGGTTGGCTTGCAATAGCATTTACACAGACCATGATTGGATAGATGCTGGAAGATGTTCCAACAGGCTTTGCAGTTGGTTTGTTCTGCTACGTGGTAATTGTGCTTCTACAatctttttcatatatatataaataaatacgtTAGGTTTTCTTAGGAAAACACATGAAGTGATGATTTCCATTTGGACTAAGTTTTATGTAGGGAAAATGGGGACGTGGAAAGGAATCTAGGGCTTCGTTGCAGACTCTCCTTGGAGATGATGCTGAAGTCTTTAAGCAACCAACATTATCAGAAGTATTATTCACTATTCATCTGTGAACATGCATGAAGCTTTGTTTTTTTGAGCAACCACATGAAGCTCTTTTTTACTTTTCACAAGCCATTTTAGATGCACCCTCGAAATAACAATAAACTGCTTGCTTATGATTTTTACTCACGTTTCTGCAATCTAATTTTTTCAAATCACCAACCACCTTGATAAACTTCAAATTGACGCTCATgttcatgtttttttattaaagcaTCCCACTTACGAAACATAAAAGTGCTGCTCATGTTCATGTTATTTACTTCCCTCTAGATTCTTATTTTCTGAATGTTTAATTCATGCAAAAACCACGGTTCAAAAACAAGCGAACTGGTTTCTTTTTGTACCATGCAACCGTATAAGTAGTTTCAgtgttattctttttttttttaaaaaccacaGTATATACATGTGGTTGAAACACGAGCAAAAGGAATAAACAGAAAACATTGACTAATTTGAGTAGTATTTACTATGACACCACCATCAAATCATCATAAAATTTAGAGGAAGAATCAGAGTTAACTAACTAAACTTTCCTTCAACATTTCACGTTATACCCATAATAATAAGCagataaaaaaaactcatacaaataataattattaaatgttttcCCATATAATTGTCTATGGACTTTTCGTATCAATCATACAaacatttttatctttttttttttgcaaaagaaATAAATACATTTTCAACATATAATCCGCGCATAGCGCGGACCCGGATCTAGTAACTTATAAACCTGGTAAACCTATGTGTTATGtatattcatttatatatattgtaaccgTCACTATGTATCCGGAGTAGTGGGGGTGGATTCCGCTTACTGAGGAAATAAAATCTCGTATATTATCAAAAAGTGAACAAATATACGAACAGAATATATATTGATAGGTGGATCCAGTGCCTAATACACCAAGACTAAATAGTTGGACACAACATATATCAATGGGTCATGatcctaatttaatagtattgatatatgGCTGCGAGATAAGCAAAAAGACAAGTGTCAATAGACAATAGGGCAAGGTGAATGCAATGTTAAAACTGGAAGCATTTTCTCCATAATCGctataaaatttaaagataatataacagttatatataaattttgacgATTAGTCTAGATTTAATTAggtttataattttcatatcaTAATAAATAGCTGATATGACCAAAGAATGGAGAAGCCATGCACGCATGTTCACATTGCATTGGACACTAGGGTTTCTTTCATGGTTGGTAGAATTGGGTGAAGTTGGTTGGACAAATCTCACAAAAATCCATTACaccgaaaaaaaattataattatgcAGATATTAAGACGGATATTGTTTTATAGACAAAGTAGTGTAGTCTAAAAGGAACATTAATATATACGCCgacaaataatttattagacTCTACAGTTAACATATAAGCTCATGACTACGTAAGTATATATGTTAAATCATAAAAAATGACAATGTATGCGTGGATGAAATTACCTTGAATTGTCAAACTGTTAGCTGTAATAAGAAACAGTTGAAAAAGACTACCGCGGCTGCTTCTCCCTCAAGGTCAGTATTTGGTAGTGTACACAAatcattttctaattttaatatatagtttagttatatatgtgatatattaattatataaaccCCATCTATGTCACAGTATTGAAAATCTTTTTGCTGTCaatcatctttgttctcttcAAGGGAGCCAGAGAGGCCTTTTTATTTGCTGTCTCTAAATTATATTTGTCAATAGAGAATACAAAGAAATGGAAGAAAATCTTCCTCCAGGGTTCAGATTTCATCCTACAGACGAAGAGCTTATAACACATTATCTTTGTCGGAAAGTCTCCGATATTGGATTCACTGCTAAAGCTGTCGTCGACGTTGATCTCAACAAGTGTGAACCTTGGGATCTGCCAGGTAACTATACTTTGATCATTCATATACTGATATAACCTACTTTTGTGTTTTATAGCTTTAGTGTTCGACTGCGTTTACATAATTTCCAAATTAATAGTTTAGTTGTGCAATAATAGTAACAAATGCATAAGATTATGTGAGCATGCTTCCCTTAATTCTATTGTTTTGTCTACATGGATTTCTTACAataattctataaaaaaatataataatattaaatgtataatcaatcatgtcttttttttcgaaaatgggcATTCTATTTAAAAAGACAAAGTATATAATCAATCATGTCTTCGGCAAATAAGATCGCTAGAAATGGACAAATCATACCATTTCATAACAACAAAGACATACCATACGTATCTATAACAATATATAGATACATGCATCATATACCAATTAATATAACTAATATGTATGAAACCATAGATTTGTTACTTTGATTTAGTAATCGCATATGTTATACATATAGGTGCATCTAGCCTACCAATAATGGAGAgtatatacattaaaaaaattctctagCGAGATGGCGTATAGTTTGGTAACATTAAACATAGATTATTATATTATTGTTATCCAAAAAATGTTAGTATTCGTATATGTTGCTCAATgtgatataaactaaaataatgtgCGAATACTTGTGCTTATGTGCAGACAAAGCTTCAATGGGAGAGAAAGAGTGGTACTTCTTCAGTCTACGAGACCGGAAATATCCAACCGGTTTAAGGACAAACCGAGCAACTGAAGCCGGTTATTGGAAAACCACTGGTAAAGATAAAGATATATACCGAAGTGGAGTACTGGTAGGGAtgaagaaaaccctagttttctACAAAGGAAGAGCTCCAAAGGGTGAGAAAAGCAATTGGGTTATGCATGAGTATAGGCTTGAGAACAAACAACCCTTCAAACCCGCTAAGGTAACATATACATTCACAAAATGCTAAGGAAGTTAGCTGAaccttattatttttattaaaaaggttaaaaaCTTAAATCAAAGTTACaattgtttatttatattaatacatTCAGGCTTTTCCTTGCCtaatttttataagaaattattAGCTCTCACTcttaatttaattgacaaaactaTATGTATTATATGCATTTTAGAATTTCTAAAATGTTTTTGGACCATGTGTGTTATTGACATGCCCAAAACTAGACATGTATCATGTATGCATTCAATTTGAAGATAGGCAACCTTATCCACCTAAAAAATGGATTCACTTGCCGTGCTTATCAATAGTAAATAGTTGATATTGGTTTCAAGAAATGTTTAATAGAGTTTCGTttatacaacattttttttggtgTGGATATATGTACATGAATACAATATACATGATCTTGAATAGTATCATATCACCTTAATTTTCCAGGAGGAATGGGTAGTGTGTAGGGTTTTCCAAAAGAGCACAACAACAAAGAAACCACAGGAACAACAACCAGACTCATCTTTTGGATCTCCATGCGATGCAAACTCATCCATGGCAAACGAGTTTGAAGATATCGAGCTTCCAAATCTGAACTCAAACTCATCAACCGTTGATTACAATAATATTCATCAACAATATTCTCAAAACAACGTTTATTCCGACAATACTACAAGTACGGCTGGTCTCaacatgaacatgaacatgaacatgaacgTGAACATGGCTAATCTTCCGGCTTGGACAACAAGTCTACTTGGTCCGCCTTTATCTCCAATCAACTCTTTGTTGCTCAAGGCTTTCCAAATTAGGAACTCTTATAATATCAATCCTTCTCTTCTTCAACAAGGAGTCTCCAATGTTATGCAAGATGGTTCGAGTTCATCTCAGCCGCAACCGCAAGATGAAGC
The Brassica napus cultivar Da-Ae chromosome A1, Da-Ae, whole genome shotgun sequence DNA segment above includes these coding regions:
- the LOC106379983 gene encoding NAC domain-containing protein 100-like; the encoded protein is MEENLPPGFRFHPTDEELITHYLCRKVSDIGFTAKAVVDVDLNKCEPWDLPDKASMGEKEWYFFSLRDRKYPTGLRTNRATEAGYWKTTGKDKDIYRSGVLVGMKKTLVFYKGRAPKGEKSNWVMHEYRLENKQPFKPAKEEWVVCRVFQKSTTTKKPQEQQPDSSFGSPCDANSSMANEFEDIELPNLNSNSSTVDYNNIHQQYSQNNVYSDNTTSTAGLNMNMNMNMNVNMANLPAWTTSLLGPPLSPINSLLLKAFQIRNSYNINPSLLQQGVSNVMQDGSSSSQPQPQDEAFNMDSLW